Proteins encoded within one genomic window of Burkholderiaceae bacterium:
- a CDS encoding Methionine biosynthesis protein MetW, producing the protein MVTSMSDAATMRSIMRLVPAGSRVLDLGCGDGALLAQLAATRGCSGYGIEIADANVQACVQRGVNVIQLNLDEGLAMFDDASFDVVLQIDTLQHLRNAEVMLRETARVGRIGIVAFPNFAHWPNRLRVLQGRMPVTRRLPYQWYDTPNIRVGTYRDFEELARKNRLRVLDAFGLQDGRELRLLPNARAGTAVFKFERDGAPPNAHAVDKRAGMTTAAATGSGSAAPG; encoded by the coding sequence GCTGGTGCCGGCCGGCTCGCGCGTGCTCGACCTGGGCTGCGGCGACGGCGCGCTGCTCGCGCAGCTCGCGGCCACGCGCGGCTGCTCCGGCTACGGCATCGAGATCGCCGACGCCAACGTGCAGGCCTGCGTGCAGCGCGGGGTGAACGTGATCCAGCTGAACCTCGACGAGGGGCTGGCAATGTTCGACGACGCCTCGTTCGACGTGGTGCTGCAGATCGACACGCTGCAGCACCTGCGCAATGCCGAGGTGATGCTGCGCGAGACCGCGCGCGTCGGGCGCATCGGCATCGTCGCGTTTCCGAACTTCGCGCACTGGCCGAACCGGCTGCGCGTGCTGCAGGGCCGGATGCCGGTCACGCGCCGGCTGCCGTACCAGTGGTACGACACGCCGAACATCCGCGTCGGCACCTACCGCGATTTCGAGGAATTGGCGCGCAAGAACCGTCTGCGTGTACTCGACGCATTCGGTCTGCAGGACGGCCGCGAGCTGCGCCTGCTGCCGAATGCGCGCGCCGGCACTGCGGTGTTCAAGTTCGAGCGCGATGGGGCGCCACCCAACGCGCACGCCGTCGACAAGCGCGCCGGAATGACCACTGCCGCCGCTACCGGAAGTGGTAGCGCAGCCCCAGGCTGA
- a CDS encoding alpha/beta hydrolase, which yields MTSAPAGTVHAEITSFTAADGQNLALYDWHWPRHPRAVALLVHGLGEHMGRYESVARRLTDWGLAVRGYDQYGHGASSGPRGGLSSDTRLLDDLADIVDATRAHMARRHLQQRPLVLLGHSLGGLVAARFVALALRPVDALVLSSPALDAGLNSIQKLLVATLPRLAPNLRVGNGLRLAYLSHDPAVIAAYRTDPLVHDQIAARLARFIATAGPATVRAAPDWRVPTLLMWAGQDRLVNPSGSAAFAQAAPSNLVTARCFDAAYHELFNEPDSGPVFTLLQSWLGLQLRQAEPPDIAA from the coding sequence ATGACCTCCGCTCCAGCCGGCACCGTGCATGCCGAAATCACCAGCTTCACCGCCGCCGATGGCCAGAACCTCGCGCTGTACGACTGGCACTGGCCCAGGCATCCGCGCGCCGTCGCGCTGCTGGTGCACGGCCTGGGCGAGCACATGGGGCGTTACGAGAGCGTCGCGCGCCGGCTCACCGACTGGGGCCTGGCGGTGCGTGGCTACGACCAGTACGGCCACGGCGCGTCGAGCGGCCCGCGCGGCGGCTTGAGCTCGGACACGCGCTTGCTCGACGACCTGGCCGACATCGTCGACGCCACCCGCGCCCACATGGCGCGCCGCCACCTGCAGCAGCGACCGCTGGTCCTGCTCGGACACAGCCTGGGCGGCTTGGTCGCGGCGCGCTTCGTCGCGCTGGCGCTGCGGCCGGTGGATGCGCTGGTGCTGTCGTCCCCCGCGCTCGATGCCGGCCTGAACAGCATCCAGAAGCTGCTGGTCGCGACGCTGCCGCGGCTTGCGCCGAACCTGCGGGTCGGCAATGGCCTGAGGCTCGCCTACCTGTCGCACGATCCGGCGGTGATTGCGGCCTATCGCACCGATCCGCTGGTGCACGACCAGATCGCGGCGCGGCTGGCCCGCTTCATTGCGACCGCGGGCCCTGCCACGGTACGTGCGGCCCCGGATTGGCGGGTGCCGACGCTCTTGATGTGGGCCGGCCAGGACCGGCTGGTCAATCCGTCGGGGAGCGCCGCATTCGCGCAGGCGGCGCCTTCGAATCTCGTGACCGCGCGCTGCTTCGACGCGGCGTATCACGAGCTCTTCAACGAGCCGGACAGCGGCCCGGTGTTCACGCTGCTGCAAAGTTGGCTCGGGCTGCAGTTGCGGCAAGCCGAGCCGCCGGACATCGCGGCCTAG
- a CDS encoding 16S rRNA (uracil(1498)-N(3))-methyltransferase, whose product MPPVSPAPRLYCPGPLTARAVHTLPAGAARHAQVLRLQPGDALVLFDGTGGEWDARVTRMGRSEVLVEPLLHRAVEREAARHVHLAAACIAAERMDWLVEKATELGASGITPLMAGRSAARFGAERAERRLAHWRAIAQAACEQCGRNRLPQIEPVRNLADWLTAIATRPAQRGALVAPDSGDTAARHGTRANGELRLLLSLRPGAAALGIAAGNVATVTLLSGPEGGFSPDEEAAAQAAGFRPVTLGERVLRAETAPLAALAALAALMLC is encoded by the coding sequence ATGCCGCCTGTGTCGCCTGCGCCGCGCCTGTACTGTCCTGGCCCGCTGACGGCTCGCGCAGTGCACACGCTGCCCGCGGGCGCTGCGCGCCATGCGCAGGTGCTGCGGCTGCAACCGGGCGATGCGCTGGTGCTGTTCGACGGCACCGGCGGCGAATGGGACGCCCGCGTCACGCGCATGGGCCGCAGCGAGGTGCTGGTCGAGCCGCTGCTGCACCGCGCGGTCGAGCGTGAAGCGGCGCGCCACGTGCACCTGGCGGCGGCCTGCATCGCAGCCGAACGCATGGACTGGCTGGTCGAGAAGGCGACCGAGCTCGGCGCGTCCGGCATCACGCCGCTGATGGCCGGGCGCAGTGCCGCGCGCTTCGGCGCCGAGCGGGCCGAACGACGCCTCGCGCATTGGCGCGCGATCGCGCAGGCGGCCTGCGAGCAATGCGGACGCAACCGCCTGCCGCAGATCGAGCCGGTGCGCAACCTGGCCGACTGGCTGACGGCGATCGCCACGCGCCCTGCGCAGCGCGGCGCCCTGGTCGCGCCCGATTCGGGCGATACCGCCGCTCGGCACGGCACCCGCGCCAATGGTGAGCTGCGGCTGCTGCTGTCGCTGCGGCCCGGCGCTGCCGCTCTGGGCATCGCCGCGGGCAACGTTGCCACGGTCACGCTGCTGTCCGGCCCCGAAGGAGGCTTCAGCCCGGACGAGGAAGCCGCGGCGCAGGCGGCGGGCTTTCGCCCGGTGACGCTGGGCGAGCGCGTGCTGCGCGCGGAAACCGCGCCGCTGGCGGCGTTGGCTGCGTTGGCTGCGTTGATGCTCTGCTGA
- a CDS encoding Phosphotransferase involved in threonylcarbamoyladenosine t(6)A37 formation in tRNA: MSPMNSPPAPEAAAAPTAGAVRWDDARREAAFHRWLAALRPRHGLLPASLRAASADASFRRYLRIDTALGSSCIVMDAPPAHEDCRPFVKVADLMRDAGLEVPQILAWDEALGFMLLTDLGPHTLLERLDPQVPAAAQPLYLQAAELLVAWQRASRRGVLPPYDEALLQRELALFPDWYLGQHRGVSLGDDDRAVLAQQFDLIVRRCLAAPSVYVHRDFMPRNLMAPRAPGGPLGVLDFQDAVYGPLSYDIASLMRDAFISWDEEFVLDITVRYWERARRAGLMDFEDWHRDFGAFYRAVEWMGLQRHLKVAGIFTRLTLRDGKPKYLQDAPRFIGYIRATASRYAELAPLLRLVDRAEGRVAATGLAFGRI, translated from the coding sequence ATGAGCCCCATGAATTCCCCGCCTGCGCCGGAGGCTGCTGCGGCGCCGACCGCGGGTGCCGTGCGCTGGGACGACGCGCGGCGCGAGGCCGCCTTCCATCGCTGGCTCGCCGCGCTCAGGCCCCGCCATGGCCTGCTGCCGGCGAGCCTGCGTGCCGCGTCCGCCGACGCGAGCTTTCGCCGCTACCTGCGCATCGATACCGCCCTGGGTTCGAGCTGCATCGTGATGGACGCGCCGCCCGCGCACGAAGACTGCCGCCCATTCGTGAAGGTCGCCGACCTGATGCGGGACGCCGGCCTCGAAGTGCCGCAGATCCTGGCCTGGGACGAAGCGCTCGGCTTCATGCTGCTGACCGACCTCGGTCCGCACACGCTGCTGGAGCGCCTCGATCCGCAAGTCCCTGCCGCCGCGCAGCCACTGTATCTGCAGGCGGCCGAGTTGCTGGTCGCCTGGCAGCGCGCATCACGCCGGGGCGTGCTGCCGCCGTACGACGAGGCGCTGCTGCAGCGCGAACTCGCGCTGTTTCCGGACTGGTACCTCGGCCAGCATCGCGGCGTGAGCTTGGGTGACGACGACCGCGCCGTGCTCGCGCAGCAGTTCGATCTGATCGTCAGGCGGTGTCTCGCCGCGCCGAGTGTCTACGTGCACCGCGACTTCATGCCACGCAACCTGATGGCGCCGCGAGCGCCCGGCGGCCCGCTTGGCGTGCTCGACTTCCAGGACGCGGTGTACGGGCCGCTCTCCTACGACATCGCCAGCTTGATGCGCGACGCGTTCATCAGCTGGGACGAGGAATTCGTGCTCGACATCACGGTGCGCTACTGGGAGCGCGCGCGCCGCGCCGGGCTGATGGACTTCGAGGACTGGCACCGCGACTTCGGCGCGTTCTACCGCGCGGTCGAATGGATGGGCCTGCAACGGCATCTGAAGGTCGCCGGCATTTTCACGCGGCTGACCTTGCGCGACGGCAAGCCGAAGTACCTGCAGGACGCGCCGCGCTTCATCGGCTACATCCGCGCCACTGCGAGCCGCTACGCCGAACTCGCGCCGCTGCTGCGGCTGGTCGACCGCGCGGAAGGGCGGGTCGCCGCAACCGGTCTGGCGTTCGGCCGGATCTGA
- a CDS encoding LPS-assembly protein LptD yields the protein MLHGLAAQAQQAQTSDVPPLVLKTSPMLQEQPPSEAVRRELPTFISGEQLWGQVGVEAQAEGKAQLRRGDTAIHADQLHYDQAEDLARAQGHVLIDRDGNVYSGPAAQLKVDAFEGSFTSPDYRFLKNNAYGHADRIDFIDDKHSVVHNATYTTCQREPGPSWMPAWILKANTVKFDMDEEVGQADGAKLYFEGVPILPVPAMSFPLTDKRKSGFLPPTIGLSSVNGPEVVAPYYWDIAPNRDATLYPDVMAKRGVNLGAEFRYLEQPYRGQIAVNYMPSDALRDRSRWSYASTDSGGWATGWGNLGFNLNLNRVSDDNYAIDFPHALPTLIQQVLPNDGSLTWTQGHWVTTARTLKWQTLQEAGSPVTPPYDRLPQLTSSYSRLDAGGFDFSVLGDATHFSADSTLTLQPNAVRSYALAQVSYPFQAPGWFVIPKLMLNATNYEFSTPLVSGATTASRVVPTFSLDNGLVFERDASFFGRKFTQTLEPRAFYVYTPYRNQSLLPNYDSALNDFNFATVFTENTFSGNDRIADADLLTLGLTTRLIDPDSGAEAARFGIAQRLRFKPQQVTLPGGSPDPVGFSDLLVGTSINWSPKWSLDATEQINTKTHESLSSSIGGHYRPGPYRVINAAYTKYIDSITPSNSTRQWDVSWQWPLNDLWGDKDSHLGPGQGLGEGRWYSVGRLNYSMIDHQLVNTVFGVEYDAGCWIGRVVLEKLQTSALTTNTSVQFQLEFVGFSRLGSSPLQALKSNIPYYQFLREQVSTPSRFSNYH from the coding sequence ATGCTGCACGGCCTGGCCGCGCAGGCGCAGCAGGCGCAAACGTCGGACGTGCCGCCGCTGGTGCTCAAGACCAGCCCCATGCTGCAGGAGCAGCCGCCGAGTGAAGCCGTGCGCCGCGAGTTGCCGACGTTCATTTCGGGCGAGCAGCTGTGGGGGCAGGTGGGCGTCGAAGCCCAGGCCGAAGGCAAGGCCCAGCTGCGCCGCGGCGACACGGCGATCCATGCCGACCAACTCCATTACGACCAGGCCGAAGATCTCGCGCGCGCGCAGGGCCATGTGCTGATCGACCGCGACGGCAACGTCTACAGCGGCCCGGCGGCGCAGCTCAAGGTCGACGCGTTCGAGGGCTCGTTCACCTCGCCAGACTATCGCTTTCTGAAGAACAACGCGTACGGCCATGCGGACCGGATCGACTTCATCGACGACAAGCATTCGGTCGTGCACAACGCGACCTACACCACCTGCCAGCGCGAGCCGGGCCCGAGCTGGATGCCGGCCTGGATCCTGAAGGCCAACACCGTCAAGTTCGACATGGACGAGGAGGTGGGCCAGGCCGACGGCGCGAAGCTGTACTTCGAGGGGGTCCCGATCCTGCCGGTCCCGGCGATGAGCTTTCCGCTGACCGACAAGCGCAAGTCGGGCTTTCTGCCCCCGACGATCGGCCTGTCGAGCGTGAACGGCCCGGAGGTGGTCGCCCCGTACTACTGGGACATCGCGCCGAACCGCGACGCGACGCTGTACCCGGACGTGATGGCCAAGCGCGGCGTCAACCTCGGCGCCGAATTCCGGTATCTGGAGCAGCCGTACCGGGGACAGATCGCCGTCAACTACATGCCCAGCGACGCGTTGCGCGATCGCTCGCGCTGGTCGTACGCATCGACCGATTCCGGCGGCTGGGCGACCGGCTGGGGCAACCTCGGGTTCAACCTGAATCTGAACCGGGTCAGCGACGACAACTACGCGATCGATTTTCCGCATGCGCTGCCGACGCTGATCCAGCAGGTGCTGCCGAACGATGGCTCGTTGACCTGGACGCAGGGGCACTGGGTCACGACCGCGCGCACGCTCAAATGGCAGACGCTGCAGGAGGCGGGCTCTCCGGTCACGCCGCCGTACGACCGGCTGCCGCAACTGACCAGCAGCTATTCCCGGCTCGACGCCGGCGGCTTCGACTTCTCGGTGCTCGGCGACGCCACCCATTTCAGCGCCGATTCCACGCTGACGCTGCAGCCGAATGCGGTGCGGTCCTACGCGCTGGCGCAGGTCAGCTATCCGTTCCAGGCGCCGGGCTGGTTCGTGATCCCGAAGCTGATGCTGAACGCGACCAACTACGAGTTCAGCACGCCGTTGGTCAGCGGCGCGACCACCGCCTCGCGCGTGGTGCCGACCTTCAGCCTGGACAACGGCCTGGTGTTCGAGCGCGACGCGAGCTTTTTCGGCCGCAAGTTCACGCAGACACTGGAGCCGCGCGCGTTCTACGTGTATACGCCGTACCGCAACCAGAGCCTGCTGCCGAACTACGATTCGGCGCTGAACGACTTCAACTTCGCCACCGTGTTCACCGAGAACACGTTCAGCGGCAACGACCGCATCGCCGACGCCGACCTGCTGACGCTGGGCCTGACGACGCGGCTGATCGACCCGGACAGCGGCGCCGAGGCGGCCCGCTTCGGCATCGCGCAGCGGTTGCGCTTCAAGCCGCAGCAGGTGACGCTGCCGGGCGGATCGCCCGATCCGGTTGGCTTCAGCGACCTGCTGGTCGGCACCTCGATCAACTGGTCGCCGAAGTGGTCGCTCGATGCCACCGAGCAGATCAATACCAAGACGCACGAGTCGCTGAGTTCGTCGATCGGCGGGCATTACCGGCCCGGGCCGTACCGCGTGATCAACGCCGCCTACACCAAGTACATCGACTCGATCACGCCGAGCAACTCGACGCGGCAATGGGACGTCAGCTGGCAATGGCCGCTGAACGACCTGTGGGGCGACAAGGACAGCCATCTAGGCCCCGGCCAGGGCCTGGGCGAAGGCCGCTGGTACAGTGTGGGGCGGCTGAACTACAGCATGATCGACCACCAGCTGGTCAACACGGTGTTCGGCGTCGAGTACGATGCAGGGTGCTGGATCGGGCGCGTCGTGCTCGAGAAACTGCAGACCAGCGCGCTGACGACCAACACCAGCGTCCAGTTCCAGCTCGAATTCGTCGGCTTCTCGCGGCTGGGCTCGAGTCCGCTGCAGGCGCTCAAGTCCAATATTCCGTATTACCAGTTCCTGCGCGAGCAGGTCAGCACCCCGAGCCGCTTCAGCAACTACCACTGA
- a CDS encoding periplasmic chaperone and peptidyl-prolyl cis-trans isomerase of outer membrane proteins SurA has translation MIRRALSSFLLGLLLAANLPALAQGLRLPSATPRLAPSATTPASAAQPSGAARTADYIVAVVNSEPITNSEVQARLARLMPELQQQGRPLPPHAVLARQVLERIINETVQLQQARALGITVDADTIAQAERNLARQNQTDVAGLRAKLAAEGIDLKEFHNELRDEMLLSRLREREVDPRVQVSDLDVDAFLREQEGSAQEQGVEINLAQVLIPVPEGASDAQVKALQARAQQVADRARAGADFAALVNEYSAASRGDGGQMGLRPADKYPTLFVEATRDAPAGSIVGPVRSGAGFHVLKVVDRQVVGVPATVLQSHVRHILLRTGPQLTEAQARARLLDMRQRIVNKQADFATLAREFSQDASAANGGDLGWSNPGQFVPAFQAAVDALSPGEISEPVVTRYGVHLIQLLGRREEKLDRAQQREVARNMLRQRKLNEAYVTWAQDLRSRAYVEYREPPQ, from the coding sequence ATGATTCGACGCGCTCTTTCCTCGTTCCTGCTCGGCCTGCTGCTGGCAGCCAACCTGCCCGCGCTGGCGCAGGGCCTGCGGTTGCCGTCGGCCACCCCGCGTCTTGCGCCATCCGCCACGACGCCGGCGTCCGCCGCGCAGCCCTCGGGCGCGGCGCGCACCGCGGACTACATCGTGGCCGTCGTCAATTCCGAACCGATCACGAACAGCGAGGTGCAGGCGCGGCTGGCGCGCCTGATGCCGGAACTGCAACAGCAGGGCCGGCCGCTGCCGCCGCATGCGGTGCTCGCGCGCCAGGTACTCGAGCGCATCATCAACGAGACGGTGCAGTTGCAGCAGGCGCGCGCACTAGGGATTACGGTGGACGCGGACACGATTGCGCAGGCCGAGCGCAACCTGGCGCGGCAGAACCAGACTGACGTGGCCGGGCTGCGCGCCAAGCTTGCTGCCGAGGGCATCGATCTGAAGGAATTCCACAACGAGCTGCGAGACGAGATGCTGCTGTCGCGGCTGCGCGAGCGCGAGGTCGACCCCAGGGTGCAGGTCAGCGACCTGGACGTGGACGCGTTCCTGCGCGAGCAGGAGGGCAGCGCGCAGGAGCAAGGGGTCGAGATCAATCTCGCGCAGGTGCTGATCCCAGTGCCCGAGGGTGCGAGCGACGCGCAGGTGAAGGCGCTGCAGGCGCGGGCGCAACAGGTGGCGGACCGCGCGCGCGCCGGCGCCGACTTCGCTGCGCTGGTCAACGAGTATTCGGCCGCCAGCCGCGGCGATGGCGGCCAGATGGGGTTGCGCCCGGCCGACAAGTACCCGACGCTGTTCGTCGAAGCGACGCGCGACGCGCCGGCCGGAAGCATCGTCGGCCCGGTGCGATCGGGCGCCGGATTCCATGTGCTCAAGGTCGTCGACCGGCAGGTGGTCGGGGTGCCGGCCACCGTCCTGCAAAGCCATGTGCGCCACATCCTGCTGCGGACCGGGCCGCAGTTGACCGAAGCGCAGGCGCGCGCGCGCCTGCTCGACATGCGCCAGCGCATTGTGAACAAGCAGGCGGACTTCGCGACGCTGGCGCGGGAATTTTCGCAGGACGCGAGTGCGGCCAACGGCGGCGATCTGGGCTGGTCCAATCCTGGTCAGTTCGTGCCCGCGTTCCAGGCGGCGGTCGACGCGCTGTCACCGGGCGAAATCAGCGAGCCGGTGGTCACCCGCTACGGCGTGCACCTGATCCAGCTGTTGGGGCGGCGCGAAGAGAAGCTTGACCGCGCGCAGCAGCGCGAAGTGGCGCGCAACATGTTGCGCCAGCGAAAGCTGAACGAGGCCTACGTCACCTGGGCGCAGGACCTGCGCAGCCGTGCCTACGTCGAATACCGGGAGCCGCCGCAATAG
- a CDS encoding SSU rRNA (adenine(1518)-N(6)/adenine(1519)-N(6))-dimethyltransferase — protein sequence MAALPDRHVARKRFGQHFLTDPAVVDAIVRAIAPRAGQAMVEIGPGLAVLTQPLVERLGRLTVIEIDRDLARRLRAHAQLWVIEADVLDVDFVRLAQELAGGGPAPSEPVRLRLVGNLPYNISTPLLFRLLDCVAVVADQHFMLQQEVVDRIVAQPSTASYGRLSVMLQWRYQTESLLMVPPSAFDPPPKVSSAVLRMLPRPAPAPLDARHLSEIVRVAFSQRRKLLRHTLGRWLAERDFAGAFDVQRRAEEVPVAEYVALAQALDR from the coding sequence ATGGCCGCTCTGCCCGACCGGCATGTGGCGCGCAAGCGATTCGGCCAGCATTTCCTGACCGATCCGGCCGTGGTCGACGCGATCGTGCGCGCGATCGCTCCGCGCGCCGGCCAGGCGATGGTCGAGATCGGCCCGGGCCTGGCCGTGCTGACGCAGCCGCTGGTCGAGCGGCTGGGCCGGCTGACGGTGATCGAGATCGACCGGGATCTTGCGCGGCGCCTGCGCGCACATGCGCAGCTTTGGGTGATCGAGGCCGATGTGCTCGATGTCGATTTCGTGCGGCTGGCGCAGGAGCTTGCGGGCGGCGGGCCGGCCCCAAGCGAGCCCGTGAGGCTGCGCCTCGTCGGCAACCTGCCGTACAACATTTCGACGCCGCTGCTGTTTCGCCTGCTCGATTGCGTCGCCGTGGTCGCGGATCAGCATTTCATGCTGCAGCAGGAGGTGGTCGACCGCATCGTCGCTCAGCCTTCGACCGCAAGCTACGGGCGGCTGTCGGTGATGCTGCAGTGGCGCTACCAGACCGAGTCGCTGCTGATGGTGCCGCCATCGGCGTTCGATCCGCCGCCGAAGGTCAGCAGCGCGGTGCTGCGTATGCTGCCGCGGCCCGCGCCGGCGCCGCTCGATGCGCGGCACTTGAGCGAGATCGTGCGGGTCGCATTCAGCCAGCGCCGCAAGCTGCTGCGCCATACGCTGGGACGCTGGCTGGCCGAGCGCGATTTCGCCGGTGCGTTCGACGTGCAGCGGCGCGCCGAAGAGGTGCCGGTCGCGGAATATGTCGCGCTCGCGCAGGCGCTCGATCGATGA
- a CDS encoding Barstar, ribonuclease (Barnase) inhibitor, which translates to MPIRDEQELLLRGVRSNIVQSIRAFRVQDLQNAARQLGQHFLYASLADAQSKQDVLDLIAKQFMFPAHFGKNFDALYDCMTDPLYKSGPQPGFVIVLEHVPATPKFDKEAREQLLDIFRDAADYWGERKIPFRCFYSFL; encoded by the coding sequence ATGCCGATTCGCGATGAGCAGGAGCTGCTGCTGCGCGGTGTGCGCAGCAACATCGTCCAGTCGATCCGCGCATTCCGTGTGCAGGATCTGCAGAACGCGGCGCGCCAGCTTGGCCAGCATTTCCTGTACGCCAGTCTCGCCGATGCGCAGTCCAAGCAGGACGTGCTCGACCTGATCGCGAAGCAGTTCATGTTCCCTGCGCATTTCGGCAAGAACTTCGATGCGCTGTACGACTGCATGACCGACCCGCTGTACAAGTCGGGGCCGCAACCTGGCTTCGTCATCGTGCTCGAGCATGTCCCGGCGACGCCGAAATTCGACAAGGAAGCACGTGAGCAGTTGCTCGATATCTTCCGCGACGCAGCCGACTATTGGGGGGAACGAAAAATACCCTTCCGGTGCTTCTATTCTTTTCTGTAG
- a CDS encoding Guanyl-specific ribonuclease, protein MLRAASAKNSKAGFVSLLLVALFLCTTLVQARQPLRTDELPTVMVSQLPRQGQETYQLILGGGPFPYAKDGIVFGNYEHRLPRRTRGYYHEYTVKTPRAHSRGARRIVCGGPRVRPDACYYTGDHYATFRRIVE, encoded by the coding sequence ATGCTGCGGGCCGCATCCGCTAAGAACAGCAAGGCCGGATTCGTTTCACTTTTATTGGTTGCCCTGTTTTTGTGCACCACGTTGGTGCAAGCAAGGCAGCCCTTGCGGACGGACGAACTGCCGACCGTGATGGTTTCCCAGTTGCCCAGGCAGGGGCAAGAAACCTATCAGCTAATCTTGGGCGGCGGTCCGTTCCCGTATGCCAAGGATGGCATCGTGTTCGGCAACTACGAGCATCGGCTCCCGCGCAGGACGCGCGGCTACTACCACGAGTACACGGTAAAGACGCCGCGCGCGCATAGCCGCGGCGCACGCCGGATCGTGTGCGGCGGCCCGCGCGTGCGGCCGGACGCCTGCTACTACACCGGCGACCACTACGCGACTTTTCGCCGCATCGTCGAATGA